A part of Methanohalobium evestigatum Z-7303 genomic DNA contains:
- a CDS encoding DUF3303 domain-containing protein encodes MLFMAISTWKPENRDDIMEHFKELKVPSGITIKNQWVDLTGGRYFILFETDDPESYGAFNLPWSDVCEIDCVPVMESAEFMKLMNKHQ; translated from the coding sequence ATGTTATTTATGGCAATAAGTACATGGAAACCTGAAAATAGAGACGACATTATGGAACATTTTAAAGAATTAAAGGTTCCATCAGGAATTACCATCAAAAACCAGTGGGTTGATTTGACAGGGGGAAGATATTTTATACTCTTTGAAACCGATGATCCAGAATCTTATGGAGCATTCAACCTGCCGTGGAGCGATGTATGTGAAATAGACTGCGTTCCAGTAATGGAATCAGCAGAATTCATGAAACTCATGAACAAACACCAATAA
- a CDS encoding phasin family protein, translating to MIENVKKLALMGIGAWALTEEKINETVEELVQKGELSREEGKNLVNEMIAERRKQKEDIENKISEKVQETFEQSNIATKEDYNNLEEKIDQIQNTLEELKEKK from the coding sequence ATGATTGAAAATGTGAAAAAATTAGCACTTATGGGAATTGGTGCATGGGCACTTACCGAAGAAAAAATAAATGAAACAGTTGAAGAACTCGTACAGAAAGGGGAATTGAGCAGGGAAGAAGGCAAAAATTTAGTAAATGAAATGATTGCTGAACGAAGGAAGCAGAAGGAAGATATTGAAAACAAGATTTCTGAAAAGGTTCAGGAAACATTTGAACAATCCAATATTGCAACAAAAGAGGATTACAATAACCTTGAAGAGAAGATAGACCAGATTCAAAACACACTGGAAGAATTAAAGGAAAAAAAGTAA
- a CDS encoding ATP-binding cassette domain-containing protein, protein MLRLSNVVKDYEIGSEKKRILDGINLAVNDGEILGITGRSGSGKTTLLRIIRGVENFDGGIIDLDGNVITPESGYEGKRFLNLNTAIHLQRSFGLWAGPAIENIIRKLNFFYSGDESLPSEDSPYYEELYNTALSYLKLVGLENKALHSSNFLSGGEKQRLILARQLSAKPRALLLDEPVTMTGPDTKQEILDVIKSLKNRLNIPILVISHLPEIHMYLSDRVIYLENQKIIDEGEPEKVLKNFLKKLQPSIELSDVHNKKPCIKVQNLSRRLSLIRVGEVLSIKNLSLDINEGEITAFVGSSGAGKTTLLKMIEGLHEPDNGKICYLHNGDWVDISHYSLQRMELRRKISLMHQEFILPPHSTLREQIAFKLKIKREGAIGYARKKADELGISDELLDLIYKLPDMSEDEKSDILQKLGVTENIYYELFPEIEQEDVESYAREIFDALDLSMDVLDKTTYQMSGGEHVRAFIALSMSTSPEILMLDEPFGDLDPITLRDVTNSLKSINKNFGTTIVLVSHHMDFVNEVAHRAILVNNGGIEMDGEPNKVCRYLINQSNAVYLNQSIKDLAK, encoded by the coding sequence ATGCTGAGATTGAGTAATGTTGTTAAAGATTATGAGATAGGTTCTGAAAAAAAACGCATCCTTGATGGTATAAATTTAGCAGTAAATGATGGTGAAATCCTTGGAATCACCGGAAGAAGTGGTAGTGGAAAAACAACATTACTTAGAATTATACGTGGTGTCGAAAATTTTGATGGCGGTATAATCGATTTGGATGGAAACGTAATAACACCTGAATCTGGTTATGAAGGAAAAAGGTTTTTAAACCTTAATACTGCTATCCATCTTCAACGTTCTTTTGGATTATGGGCAGGACCTGCCATCGAAAATATAATCAGAAAGCTAAACTTTTTTTACTCTGGTGACGAATCGCTTCCCTCAGAGGATTCTCCGTATTATGAAGAGTTGTATAACACTGCGCTGTCATATTTAAAACTTGTCGGACTTGAGAATAAAGCTCTTCATTCATCCAATTTTTTAAGTGGCGGTGAAAAGCAGAGATTAATACTTGCCCGACAGCTCTCGGCAAAACCCAGAGCTTTACTCCTTGATGAACCGGTGACAATGACCGGACCCGATACCAAGCAGGAGATACTTGATGTTATTAAATCCCTGAAAAACCGCCTGAATATACCAATTCTTGTAATATCACATCTTCCAGAAATACATATGTACCTCTCTGACCGTGTTATATATCTTGAAAACCAGAAGATTATTGATGAGGGTGAACCTGAAAAGGTGCTCAAAAATTTCCTCAAAAAATTGCAACCAAGTATTGAACTCTCAGATGTCCATAATAAAAAGCCCTGTATAAAAGTGCAAAATCTTTCCAGAAGATTATCACTGATACGTGTCGGAGAAGTCTTAAGCATCAAAAACCTATCACTGGATATCAATGAAGGTGAAATAACAGCATTTGTAGGCTCATCGGGTGCGGGTAAAACCACACTGCTAAAAATGATAGAAGGTCTGCATGAGCCAGACAATGGTAAAATATGTTATCTCCATAATGGTGACTGGGTGGATATCTCCCATTACAGTTTACAGCGCATGGAACTCCGCCGCAAAATCAGCCTGATGCATCAGGAATTCATCCTTCCTCCTCATTCGACTCTGCGTGAACAGATAGCTTTTAAACTCAAAATTAAGAGAGAGGGTGCTATCGGCTATGCAAGAAAAAAGGCTGATGAACTTGGTATTTCAGATGAATTGCTTGACCTTATCTATAAACTACCTGATATGTCAGAGGATGAAAAATCAGATATTTTACAAAAACTTGGTGTAACAGAAAATATCTATTATGAACTGTTCCCTGAAATAGAACAGGAAGATGTTGAATCATACGCCAGAGAGATATTTGATGCTCTTGACCTATCAATGGATGTACTTGATAAAACAACCTATCAGATGAGTGGAGGAGAGCATGTAAGGGCTTTTATAGCACTTTCAATGTCAACTTCACCTGAAATTTTAATGCTTGATGAGCCATTTGGTGACCTTGATCCTATAACTCTTAGAGATGTGACAAATTCTCTAAAATCAATCAACAAAAATTTTGGAACAACAATTGTTCTTGTAAGCCACCATATGGATTTTGTAAATGAAGTTGCACATAGGGCTATACTGGTTAACAACGGCGGTATTGAAATGGACGGAGAACCTAATAAAGTTTGCCGGTATCTTATAAACCAGAGTAATGCTGTATACCTTAATCAGTCAATTAAAGACTTGGCAAAATAA